CGGCCATGCAAGTCGATGTATTAAACATCGAAAAGCAAAAAGTCGGTAGCATAGAGTTACCTGACGATATATTCGCCGTAGAGATAAGCGACGCGGTGGTGTGGGAGCAGATCAAAGCACAGCTTGCAAGTAGGCGGCGCGGCACTCACGCAACCAAAAAACGTGGCGAAGTCTCTGGCGGTGGTATTAAACCATATAAACAAAAAGGCACAGGAAGAGCTCGACAAGGTTCGAGTCGTGCCCCTAATCACGTTGGTGGTGGCAAGGTATTTGGCCCACAACCAAGAGATTATTCGTATCGATTGCCTCGTTCTGCACGCAAAGCCGCATTAAAAAGTGCTTTGACAATGAAAGCCAAAGAAGGTTTGGTTGTGATCGATAAAATTGATTTGGCAATACCAAAAACAAAAGAGTTAACCAGTATACTTGATCGGCTTGAGATTAAGAACGCACTTATTGTCGATAATGAAAATATCAATTTAAAGAAGTCAGCTAGAAATCTTGATTCAAATATTGAATATAAGAGCAAATATCTTTTACCCAATGCATTAAATGTATACGACATCATTGGGCATAAGAGTTTAGTATTAACCGAAAGTGCTCTGGCAGCGGTAATTGCTCGTGCTCGTGGTTTGAGCGAAACGAATGCAGGTGATAGATCATGAGACCTTGCGATATTCTCATTAGGCCTATAATCACCGAGCGTGCTACGGCCTTGAAAGATCGGTTTAACCAAGTGGTTTTTGAGGTTGCAAAAGCAGCCAATAAAAACCAAATCAGAGAAGCCGTTGAAGGTATCTATGGCGTAGGCGTATCAGCAGTACGTACAAGTATTGTACACGGAAAACTTAAACGTCGCGGTCGTAGTATTGGCAAACTTCCTAATTGGAAAAAAGCGGTTGTTACCCTAAAACAAGGTGACAATATCGACTTTTTCGCAACGGAGTAAGGCGATGGGTATCAGAGATTATAAACCAACATCGCCGAGTCGACGTGCGATGACAGTTTCAGATTTCAATGAGTTAACTCAATCTTCAAACAAGCCGGAGCGCAAGCTTACCAAAAGTCTACATAGACGTGCTGGCAGATCTACTAATGGTACTATTAGTGTTCGCTTTAAAGGTGGCGGTCATAAACGCCGCTACCGTATAATAGATTTTCGCAGAGAGAAAATCGATGTACCAGCTAAAGTAACCAGTATTGAATATGATCCAAATCGTTCAGCTCGTATTGCTTTACTAAATTATGCCGATGGTGAAAAACGTTATATCATTGCACCTGTAGGCCTTGAAAAAGGCGCGATGGTAATTTCTAGCGATAAGGCAGATATTAAGCCTGGAAATTGCTTGCCCTTATCAGCAATGCCGGCAGGTACAATGATTCATGCCATTGAACTCAAACCCGGCAAAGGTGCCCAAATAGTACGCTCTGCAGGTACCAGTGCACAATTAATGGCTCGCGAAGGTGGTTATGCACTACTTCGTTTGCCTTCTGGTGAATTGCGTAAAGTACAAGACAGCTGCAGAGCTTGCGTTGGTCAAGTTGGAAATATTGATCACGAAAACATAAATATTGGTAAAGCAGGAAGAACGCGATGGTTAGGCAAAACACCACATAATCGTGGTGTTACCATGAATCCGGTCGATCATCCTCTTGGTGGTGGTGAAGGTAAGAGCAAGGGTGGTCGTAATCCGGTAACTCCTTGGGGTAAACCTACTCGCGGTCAAAAAACACGTCGTAATAAAGCGACCGATAAATTTATCGTCGCACGACGTTCCAAGAAGAAGAAGAGAGGTTAAGCCATGGCCCGTAGCCTAAAAAAAGGCCCGTTTGTTGACTTGCATTTAATGAAAAAAGTCGAGGAAATGAATAAGGGTGGACAAAAGAAAGCGATAAAAACTTGGTCACGGCGCTCAACTATCGTTCCTGAATTTGTGGGACATACTTTTGCTGTGCATAACGGCAGAAAGTTCGTACCAGTATTTATCACTGAGAATATGGTTGACTATAAACTTGGCGAATTCTCCCCTACGCGTACTTTTCATGCGCATCCGGGTTTAAAGAAAGCCAAAGAGTCAAAGTAAAGAAGCAATGGATTTAGTTAAATTATCAGTTTGATGATTTAGCTTGGAGAAAGAAGATGTCTACTCGGCAACGCGAAAAAGCGGCAGCGAGGAAACAAAAGC
This genomic interval from Deltaproteobacteria bacterium contains the following:
- the rplW gene encoding 50S ribosomal protein L23, whose product is MRPCDILIRPIITERATALKDRFNQVVFEVAKAANKNQIREAVEGIYGVGVSAVRTSIVHGKLKRRGRSIGKLPNWKKAVVTLKQGDNIDFFATE
- the rplD gene encoding 50S ribosomal protein L4, encoding MQVDVLNIEKQKVGSIELPDDIFAVEISDAVVWEQIKAQLASRRRGTHATKKRGEVSGGGIKPYKQKGTGRARQGSSRAPNHVGGGKVFGPQPRDYSYRLPRSARKAALKSALTMKAKEGLVVIDKIDLAIPKTKELTSILDRLEIKNALIVDNENINLKKSARNLDSNIEYKSKYLLPNALNVYDIIGHKSLVLTESALAAVIARARGLSETNAGDRS
- the rplB gene encoding 50S ribosomal protein L2; translation: MGIRDYKPTSPSRRAMTVSDFNELTQSSNKPERKLTKSLHRRAGRSTNGTISVRFKGGGHKRRYRIIDFRREKIDVPAKVTSIEYDPNRSARIALLNYADGEKRYIIAPVGLEKGAMVISSDKADIKPGNCLPLSAMPAGTMIHAIELKPGKGAQIVRSAGTSAQLMAREGGYALLRLPSGELRKVQDSCRACVGQVGNIDHENINIGKAGRTRWLGKTPHNRGVTMNPVDHPLGGGEGKSKGGRNPVTPWGKPTRGQKTRRNKATDKFIVARRSKKKKRG
- the rpsS gene encoding 30S ribosomal protein S19, whose translation is MARSLKKGPFVDLHLMKKVEEMNKGGQKKAIKTWSRRSTIVPEFVGHTFAVHNGRKFVPVFITENMVDYKLGEFSPTRTFHAHPGLKKAKESK